GCGTGCAAAAGTACTCATATCTTTCGATATTGTCTTATGATAAATTACGTTTTCTACCCCAATCAAAAAAAAAAGCCTGATAGGATTGCTATCAGGCTCACAATATCGGACCTAGTGCTTAGCTAAAATTACTCTTGCACCTTCTTGTAGTCTAATAGGAACTGCGCCAAACCGCTATCGGTAAGCGGGTGCTTTAAAAGACCTAGGATTGCACTTAGCGGACAGGTTGCCACATCGGCTCCTACTTCTACGCAGTCGATGATGTGCTGGCTGCTACGAATGGATGCCGCAAGAACCTCGGTAGCGTACCCGTAAATGTTAAACATCTCAACGATCTTACCTACCAGTTCGACGCCATCCGAGCAGATATCGTCTAGGCGACCAACAAACGGAGAAACGTAGGTTGCTCCAGCCTTGGCGGCAAGAAGGGCTTGCCCTACCGAGAAGATAAGGGTGCAGTTGGTTCTAATCCCGTTCGAGGAAAAGTACTTTACTGCCTTAATGCCATCCTTGGTGCAGGGAACCTTAACCACGATGTTGGGATGAAGGTTAGCCAGCTCTTTGCCCTCGCGGATCATACCTTCGTAATCGGTAGCAATAACCTCTGCGCTAACAGGGCCATCAACGATGTTGCAAATTTGCACGTAGTGGCCCTTTACGTTCGCATCGCCCTTAATCCCTTCCTTAGCCATTAGCGATGGGTTGGTGGTTACGCCATCGAGCACCCCCAAATCGTTTGCCTCTTTTATCTGATCGAGATTTGCGGTATCAATAAAAAACTTCATTTCTTTTCTGTTTTGAGAGTTAAAAAAACACGTGAAACACGGCGTGCAAGATAGAAATTGTTTGAGCATCTCCGAAGGGAATAGGCGAATATTACGTTAACCGAATTTAAACACTCGCAACAGAATGCCTTCGGCAGAGGAGGTTCGGGGAGCTAAAGAAACCTCAAGTCGAGCGCATTTCTATCGGCTAAACGCTTAAAGTGGTACTTGGGGTAGCCCACCATCAGCGCGCCTACCACCATCTGCTCCTCCGACAGCCCAAGTAGGTCGTACACCTCCTTGTTATAGGCAGATGAGCACATCTCGAAGAAGCCAGCCCAGCAGGTACCCAACCCAAGCGTTGGGGCAAAGAGCTCGGCATAGGCAAGGCTAAACCGGGCATTGTCGCGTACAATAGGCATCTTGCGAGAACCTACGGCAACCACCAGGGCGGGCGCACCCCGAAAGATAACATCGGTACCCGTTTCGCGGCTGATGCTTATCAGGTTGCTGTACGAGCGCATCGAGGCGTTAACCTTCGACATCTCCGTGATCCAATCGAGCGTTAGCGCCGATAGCTTACCCAGAATTTCGCGCTTGTTGATTACCACGTACGATACGCTCTGGGTATTTCCACCCGATGGGGCGTAGTGGGCAACCTCCAGCAGGCGCGTTAGGTCGGCGGCGGCAACCTCCTTTTTCCGGTAGCTGCGAATAGATCGGCGCGAACGCAGGAACTGCTCAGCACGCTCGGAGTCGATGCCAAGAGTGGCGTCAATTGGCTTCTGGTTGGCAAGGGGGGTAAGGCTTAAGTCGAGCGCGCCAACTGGGCAAACCGCCACGCAATGCCCGCACCGGATGCAGATCTTGGCATTGGGCAGGGTTGGACCATCGGCGGTCATTACGATAATCCCCGAAGGGCATACATGCGAGCAGGCGCTGCACTTGGTGCAGCTGGAGGCTACGTTGAAGGTGTATTCCGATGCTGACATAGCTACTTATTTTACTATTATGGGAAGCAAAGATAGCTCAAATACTCATTGCGCTGCGGCGAGCACCCAAATTGTGATGGGCGAGAGAAAACGCGCTGCGGCGAGCACCAACCACCTGCTGGGGAACCTCGCCGCGCTGTGGTGAGTTCCAAATTGTGGTGGGCGAGAGAAAACGCGCTGTGGCGAGCACCAACCACCTGCTGGGGAGCCTCACCGCGCTGTGGTGAGCGCCAAATTGGGGTGGGCGGAAGAAAACGCGCTGCGGCGAGCACCAACCACCTGCTGGGGAACCTCGCCGCGCTGTGGTGAGTTCCAAATTGTGGTGGGCAAGAGAAAACGCGCTGCGGCGAGCACCAACCACCTGCTGGGGAACCTCGCCGCGCTGTGGTGAGTTCCAAATTGTGGTGGGCGAGAGAAAACGCGCTGCGGCGAGCACCAACCACCTGCTGGGGAACCTCACCGCGCTGTGGTCAGCTCCAAATTGGGGTGGGCGGTGGAAAACGCGCTGCGGCGAGCCGCATAAAACAAAACGCCCGAAGCAATCTTCGGGCGTTTAGCATATCAAAAAGGAATAATCTCCTATGGATACTTTGGGAACTTGTGGAAATCAGGCTTACGCTTTTCGAGGAATGCGTGCTTACCTTCCTGAGCCTCCTCGGTGAGGTAGTAAAGAAGGGTTGCATTACCGGCAAACTCCTGCAAGCCTACCTGTCCGTCCAAATCGGCGTTCATGCCCAGCTTAAGCATGCGAAGCGCCATTGGGCTGTGCTGCATCATGATTTGGCACCACTCTACCACCTCGTCCTCGAGCTTATCGAAAGGAACAACCTTGTTCACCAAGCCCATTTCCAGAGCCTCCTGGGCGCTGTACTGGCGGCAAAGCAACCATATCTCACGAGCCTTCTTCTGTCCTACGATGGACGCCAGGTACGACGAGCCCAATCCGGCATCGAAGCTCCCCACCTTAGGACCTGTTTGCCCGAAGATGGCATTCTCCGAGGCGATGCTTAGGTCGCACACAACGTGTAGCACGTGTCCACCACCAATAGCGTAGCCGTTTACCATGGCCACAACAGGCTTTGGCATCGAGCGGATTTGGCGCTGAACCTCTAGCACATTTAGGCGAGGTACCCCGTCCTTACCCACGTAGCCGCCAACACCCTTAACGTTTTGGTCGCCGCCCGAGCAGAACGCCTTATCGCCGGCGCCGGTAAGCACAATAACGTTGATCTGCTGATCTTCGCGGCAGATGTGTAGCGCATCGCTAATCTCGCTAACCGTGGTTGGGGTAAACGCGTTGTAGTAGCGTGGACGGTTGATGGTAATCTTAGCAATACCCTCGAAGTAATCGAAAAGAATCTCTTCGTACTCCTTAATGGTTGACCATTCTCTTTTCTCAGCCATAGTCGTAGCCTTTATTTAGTTTTTAAATATTCGAAATAGCCCTTATAAACCTCCGAGTTTAGCTCCGAAGGGGTAAATACCTCGAGCAGCATTGGCTTGTTGATGTTCTGATCCATTAGCGTAGCAAACGAATTCTCCAGCTCTTTTTCGTTGGATGCGGATAGGTACTCAACCCAAAACGCTCTTGCGATATTCTCAACCGACTGCCCATGGCGGTACTCGATGTGCTGCTCTAATGCCTCTGATCTTGATGGACCATCAATCAGCCTAAAGATGCCGCCACCGGCATTATTGATGACGATGATTCGAGCCTTGGGCGAAAGATACCGATTCCAAAGCCCGTTGGAGTCGTACAGGAACGAGAGTTCGCCCACAACCAGCAAAGACATCTTATCGTTTTTCGAGGCAAATCCAGCAAAGGTTGAAACAACGCCATCTATGCCGCTGGTGCCCCTGTTGCTGTACACATCAATATCATTTGATAGAGCGAATAGCTGCGCATAGCGCACCGGGGTGCTGTTTCCCAGATGAAGGCTAATCCCCGAGGGCATCCGCTCGAAGATGGTTTTGTAGACGAGCAAATCACAGTAAGGAATACTCTTTAAGTATTCCGCTCCTGCCGATTGAATACGCTCGCTACGATTAGTCCATATATCTTGATATTCCGTAGCGCCAACCTCAACTTTTGCTATTTCATTTACAAACGAAGGAGCATCGACATCAAGCAAATCGGTTAGCGACTGGTATGTATCAACCACATCGCAGCCAATACGCCAATGCTTTGAAGGCTGACACTTGCGAATAAGCTGCTTAAAGCGCTTCGACACGATGTGTCCGCCAATGGTTAACAGTATATCGGGCGCAAATTGAGCCTTTTCTGCTTCGGATAGCGACACCAGCACCTGCTCGAACTGCCGCACGCTAACTGCCGATGGCAAATTTGCTGTATGCTCGGCGATGATTACGGTATCACCACGCCTAGATAATTTCTCGATAGCACCTGCCATTTCTTCACTTGGAAGAAGCTGCCCAACAACCACCATTTTCTTGGTGAAGGTGCCCCATTCCTCGACGTATGCCGTGGGAACATCAGCCTTACCCTCCACCAGCCGAATTTTCCGAGCCAATGGGATAACCTCCTCGGTAAACTCGTATAGCGGCTCGGAGAGCGGGATGTTTACATGAACAGGACCTGCATCAATGCGGGTTAGAGCAACCAGCGCCTCGTTCACCAATCGGTTACACAACCAGAGATCTTCTGCGCTATGAATCTCGGGAAGCGTAACGCTACGCTTCACAAAGTTGGCAAGCACATTCTTTTGGTTGATGGTTTGCCCGTCAGCCTGCCCAACCCAGTGGGCGGGACGATCGGCAGAGATGACCATCAGCGGAAGCTTCTGGTAGTAGGCTTCGGCGGTTGCCGAGCTATAGTTGAGCAGCGCAGTGCCCGACGTGCAGCAAACTGCTACTGGCTTTTGGGTCTTAAGGATTAGTCCAAGGGCAAAGTAGGCAGCGCTTCGCTCGTCCACGATGGTGTAGCACGTAAGCTGTGGATGCTGGCTAAAGGTATGTATAAGCGGCGCATTGCGCGACCCTGGCGATAGAACCACATTGGTTACGCCATGCTCGAGCATGAGCGCCAAAAGCTGCTGAATACTTTTCTTGTTGGAGTACATTTAATCGTCTGCTTCTATTATTGATTGGAGGGTTCGAAGCTTATGGTTGGTTTCCATCCACTCCCTCTCGCCCACCGATTTGGCGGTGATACCACCACCTGCAAAAAGCGAGAACTGCTGCGCCTCCACCTTCATGCAGCGCAAATTTACGTATAATTCGGTTTCCTTGTTCGAGCGAACAACACCGGCAAAACCGGTATAGTACTCCCGATGGTGCTGCTCCGTTTCAGTAATGTACTGCTGCGCCTCCTCCTTGGGCAACCCACATACGGCAGGCGTTGGATGCAGCGTATCAACAAGAGTTCCGACGCCAACATTGCCATCCGCCGTAAACCTAAAGGTTGTTTTAAGGTGTACCACGTTACCAGCCTTTGCGGTTGCAGGGCCCTCTTTTTCCATTTCGACAACCCCGCAAGAGGTAAGACGATCTGAGATATAGTCGGTGACAATCTGCTGCTCCTCGCGGTCCTTTGCGCTC
This window of the uncultured Acetobacteroides sp. genome carries:
- the fsa gene encoding fructose-6-phosphate aldolase encodes the protein MKFFIDTANLDQIKEANDLGVLDGVTTNPSLMAKEGIKGDANVKGHYVQICNIVDGPVSAEVIATDYEGMIREGKELANLHPNIVVKVPCTKDGIKAVKYFSSNGIRTNCTLIFSVGQALLAAKAGATYVSPFVGRLDDICSDGVELVGKIVEMFNIYGYATEVLAASIRSSQHIIDCVEVGADVATCPLSAILGLLKHPLTDSGLAQFLLDYKKVQE
- a CDS encoding nitroreductase family protein, coding for MSASEYTFNVASSCTKCSACSHVCPSGIIVMTADGPTLPNAKICIRCGHCVAVCPVGALDLSLTPLANQKPIDATLGIDSERAEQFLRSRRSIRSYRKKEVAAADLTRLLEVAHYAPSGGNTQSVSYVVINKREILGKLSALTLDWITEMSKVNASMRSYSNLISISRETGTDVIFRGAPALVVAVGSRKMPIVRDNARFSLAYAELFAPTLGLGTCWAGFFEMCSSAYNKEVYDLLGLSEEQMVVGALMVGYPKYHFKRLADRNALDLRFL
- the menB gene encoding 1,4-dihydroxy-2-naphthoyl-CoA synthase; translated protein: MAEKREWSTIKEYEEILFDYFEGIAKITINRPRYYNAFTPTTVSEISDALHICREDQQINVIVLTGAGDKAFCSGGDQNVKGVGGYVGKDGVPRLNVLEVQRQIRSMPKPVVAMVNGYAIGGGHVLHVVCDLSIASENAIFGQTGPKVGSFDAGLGSSYLASIVGQKKAREIWLLCRQYSAQEALEMGLVNKVVPFDKLEDEVVEWCQIMMQHSPMALRMLKLGMNADLDGQVGLQEFAGNATLLYYLTEEAQEGKHAFLEKRKPDFHKFPKYP
- the menD gene encoding 2-succinyl-5-enolpyruvyl-6-hydroxy-3-cyclohexene-1-carboxylic-acid synthase, encoding MYSNKKSIQQLLALMLEHGVTNVVLSPGSRNAPLIHTFSQHPQLTCYTIVDERSAAYFALGLILKTQKPVAVCCTSGTALLNYSSATAEAYYQKLPLMVISADRPAHWVGQADGQTINQKNVLANFVKRSVTLPEIHSAEDLWLCNRLVNEALVALTRIDAGPVHVNIPLSEPLYEFTEEVIPLARKIRLVEGKADVPTAYVEEWGTFTKKMVVVGQLLPSEEMAGAIEKLSRRGDTVIIAEHTANLPSAVSVRQFEQVLVSLSEAEKAQFAPDILLTIGGHIVSKRFKQLIRKCQPSKHWRIGCDVVDTYQSLTDLLDVDAPSFVNEIAKVEVGATEYQDIWTNRSERIQSAGAEYLKSIPYCDLLVYKTIFERMPSGISLHLGNSTPVRYAQLFALSNDIDVYSNRGTSGIDGVVSTFAGFASKNDKMSLLVVGELSFLYDSNGLWNRYLSPKARIIVINNAGGGIFRLIDGPSRSEALEQHIEYRHGQSVENIARAFWVEYLSASNEKELENSFATLMDQNINKPMLLEVFTPSELNSEVYKGYFEYLKTK